One genomic window of Opitutia bacterium includes the following:
- the lptD gene encoding LPS assembly protein LptD, with product MLRRLALCFVFAALAGIAARAQTAGTMPDVRGDESVYDDNTRELVVRGHARLVWGEVVLTADELRYRRESNTVTASGHFILTRGSRRLVADEGTYDLASNTLHVRNLRVGEFPVYVTGESVDGTFDKLVFTNATIFFRENAAYAPSIRARKVVYEKGQIVSGEGLALGLLGSHFLSMPTFQHKLGTELFSYFVGKVGYRASLGPFLEADGRIPIAPGVKAGADIGLYGSRGVMVGPAATYRTGDDNNFATGGLTSGYINDHGDRKTDILGRAVPENRSFVEWWHRQRVGERFTLDGQFNYWSDSEVLRDFRPKRFFPVQQPDSYLEGTYTGDNYVLSAFSRVHPNRYHRVQERLPEIRFDLLPSEAPAGFYERGSASLAVLEEDAYLNLPKQRSTRYDAYYGIERPIALAPWMTFTPVAGGRLTHYANATGGKDTYTRAIGEVGFDARLRAAGVFDYKNPLWDIDGLRHLVEPRLSYRYAPKADTGARYIPAIDHRVFSTYLQPLSIGDQRNIDDLDAMNTVRLSLNNTLQTRSSTGSRDLAALSFAADYRFERKLGQRPLTDLHTELALTPADWITFSVYERFTPQTSEQQELNYALEITDQEWWAAKLSSHFLRNDYQEYALDYRQRINEVFDVVGRWRYDVRNSRFNEQTYGISQRLGQTWAIKYEVSFSEGPRRESSFGFNLEVELLKF from the coding sequence ATGCTTCGCCGCCTGGCTCTCTGCTTCGTGTTCGCCGCTCTCGCGGGCATCGCCGCGCGCGCCCAAACCGCGGGCACGATGCCCGATGTCCGGGGCGACGAATCCGTCTACGACGACAATACTCGGGAACTAGTCGTCCGCGGTCATGCGCGTCTCGTCTGGGGCGAAGTCGTTCTCACCGCCGACGAACTCCGCTACCGCCGCGAGAGCAACACCGTCACCGCGTCCGGACATTTTATTCTCACCCGCGGTTCGCGCCGCCTCGTCGCCGACGAAGGCACCTACGACCTCGCCTCGAACACGCTCCACGTCCGCAACCTCCGCGTCGGCGAATTTCCTGTCTACGTCACCGGCGAGTCCGTCGACGGCACGTTCGACAAACTCGTCTTCACCAACGCCACGATCTTCTTCCGCGAAAACGCCGCCTACGCGCCCTCCATCCGCGCCCGCAAGGTCGTCTACGAAAAAGGCCAGATCGTCTCGGGCGAAGGCCTCGCACTCGGCCTCCTCGGCAGCCACTTTCTCTCGATGCCGACGTTCCAGCACAAGCTCGGGACGGAGCTGTTCTCCTACTTCGTCGGCAAAGTCGGCTATCGCGCCAGCCTCGGCCCATTCCTCGAAGCCGATGGCCGCATCCCCATCGCGCCCGGCGTGAAAGCCGGCGCCGACATCGGTCTCTACGGTTCACGCGGCGTCATGGTCGGCCCCGCCGCCACCTACCGCACGGGCGACGACAACAATTTCGCGACCGGCGGACTCACGAGCGGCTACATCAACGACCACGGCGATCGCAAAACCGACATCCTCGGCCGCGCCGTGCCCGAGAACCGCAGCTTTGTCGAGTGGTGGCACCGCCAACGCGTCGGCGAGCGCTTCACCCTCGACGGCCAGTTCAACTACTGGAGCGACTCCGAGGTGCTGCGCGACTTCCGTCCGAAGCGCTTCTTCCCCGTCCAGCAACCCGACTCCTACCTCGAAGGCACCTACACCGGCGACAACTATGTCCTCAGCGCCTTCTCGCGCGTGCATCCGAACCGCTACCACCGCGTGCAGGAACGCTTGCCCGAAATCCGCTTCGACCTGCTCCCCTCCGAAGCGCCCGCCGGCTTCTACGAACGCGGCTCCGCTTCCCTCGCCGTGCTCGAGGAGGACGCCTACCTCAATCTCCCCAAGCAACGCTCCACCCGTTACGACGCCTACTACGGCATCGAGCGCCCCATCGCCCTCGCGCCGTGGATGACCTTCACGCCCGTCGCCGGCGGACGCCTCACGCACTACGCGAACGCCACCGGCGGCAAGGACACCTACACGCGCGCCATCGGCGAAGTCGGCTTCGATGCCCGCCTCCGCGCCGCCGGCGTTTTCGACTACAAGAATCCGCTTTGGGACATCGACGGCCTGCGCCACCTCGTCGAGCCGCGCCTCTCCTACCGCTACGCGCCCAAAGCCGACACCGGAGCGCGCTACATCCCGGCGATCGACCATCGCGTCTTTTCGACCTACCTGCAGCCGCTCTCGATCGGCGACCAGCGCAACATCGACGACCTCGACGCGATGAACACCGTGCGCCTCTCGCTGAACAACACGCTCCAAACCCGCAGCTCCACCGGCTCGCGCGACCTCGCGGCGCTCAGCTTCGCCGCCGACTACCGCTTCGAACGCAAGCTCGGCCAGCGCCCGCTCACCGATCTCCACACCGAGCTCGCGCTCACGCCCGCCGACTGGATCACGTTCTCCGTCTACGAACGCTTCACGCCGCAGACCTCCGAGCAGCAGGAGCTGAACTACGCCCTCGAAATCACCGATCAGGAATGGTGGGCTGCGAAGCTCAGCTCGCATTTCCTCCGCAACGACTACCAGGAATACGCGCTCGATTACCGCCAGCGCATCAACGAAGTCTTCGACGTCGTCGGCCGCTGGCGCTACGACGTTCGCAACAGCCGCTTCAACGAGCAAACCTACGGCATCTCGCAGCGCCTCGGCCAAACCTGGGCGATCAAATACGAAGTCTCCTTCTCCGAAGGCCCGCGCCGCGAAAGCAGCTTCGGCTTCAACCTCGAAGTCGAACTCCTGAAATTCTGA
- a CDS encoding segregation/condensation protein A, whose product MVAEADYRIKLPVFEGPLDLLLFLIRKNELDIYDIPIESVTKQYLEVLYAMKDLELEVAGEFFVMAATLMEIKSRMLLPKHQQAIDPNADDEELDPRWELVHQLLQYKKFKEASGKLGEMARYTQDMLPRPASAFAPLAERPLKSVDRIELWNSFNVVLRRLAEKLVVGEIHAEQVTVADQMEYILERVKTQREFTFSSLFTTKIPLRTLVATFLAMLELTRLRKLTLRQDEAFSDIYCTAVEDTPPAPATPVDDIAATAPAAEAPPAPASSSEPIVATEPAAETPPAADAPASASVIDQNALETSDPANTVTPQDEKSAPPPPV is encoded by the coding sequence GTGGTCGCCGAAGCCGATTATCGCATCAAACTTCCCGTTTTCGAGGGTCCGCTCGATCTCCTGCTCTTCCTCATCCGCAAGAACGAGCTGGATATCTACGACATCCCGATCGAGTCGGTGACCAAACAATACCTCGAAGTCCTCTACGCGATGAAGGACTTGGAACTCGAGGTCGCCGGCGAGTTTTTCGTCATGGCCGCCACGCTGATGGAGATCAAGAGCCGCATGCTCCTCCCGAAGCACCAGCAAGCCATCGACCCGAACGCCGACGACGAGGAACTCGATCCGCGCTGGGAACTCGTCCACCAGCTCCTCCAATACAAGAAATTCAAGGAAGCCTCCGGCAAACTCGGCGAGATGGCCCGCTATACGCAGGACATGCTACCCCGCCCCGCCAGCGCTTTTGCCCCGCTCGCGGAACGCCCGCTGAAGAGCGTCGATCGCATCGAACTCTGGAACAGCTTCAACGTCGTCCTCCGCCGCCTCGCCGAGAAGCTCGTCGTCGGCGAAATCCACGCCGAACAGGTCACCGTCGCCGATCAGATGGAATACATCCTCGAGCGCGTGAAGACCCAGCGGGAGTTCACTTTCTCGAGCCTGTTCACGACGAAGATCCCTCTCCGCACGCTCGTCGCGACCTTCCTGGCCATGCTCGAGCTGACCCGCCTCCGCAAACTCACGCTGCGGCAGGACGAGGCTTTCTCGGACATCTACTGCACCGCCGTCGAAGACACGCCGCCCGCGCCCGCGACTCCGGTCGATGACATCGCTGCAACCGCGCCCGCAGCGGAAGCGCCGCCCGCCCCGGCTTCCTCGAGCGAGCCGATTGTCGCGACCGAGCCCGCCGCGGAGACGCCGCCGGCAGCCGACGCACCCGCGTCGGCGTCCGTCATCGATCAAAACGCTCTTGAAACGTCCGACCCGGCGAACACCGTCACGCCCCAAGATGAAAAAAGCGCCCCGCCGCCGCCCGTCTAA
- a CDS encoding RsmB/NOP family class I SAM-dependent RNA methyltransferase, giving the protein MNPRIAANQQRTFLAQLAVVLPHVRTDSALPRRIKELLGRNRAFGSRDRRLYRELLYTVIRYLPWFEPLLASDENAAAQLAAWLAPEMKDTAAYRAALLEGWPATPPTLAEKSAVLRARFSAPGRASRPDEPPTSVDDNNFAPTTLLPAWFREHCPEAFSSAQLDALLARAPIWIRLQANDREMVLDEFRRKGWEPRATPVSPDAFALPPNAEVANTDAYRRGFVEIQDVGSQLVLAHAPVAPGERWLDACAGAGGKSLQLAHAVEAAGRVDATDIRPAMLEELRERATRARLTNVRLVRAADGVYDGVLVDAPCSGSGTWRRLPHMKWHTQPATIPQFAAQQLAILSANAAHVRPGGLLVYATCSLSHVENHDVAAAFLATHAEFSAEKPARDLGDRFDGAGTTLLPATHDSDGFYVALLRRRA; this is encoded by the coding sequence ATGAACCCGCGCATCGCCGCGAACCAGCAGCGCACGTTCCTCGCGCAACTCGCCGTCGTGCTCCCGCACGTCCGCACCGACAGCGCGCTCCCGCGCCGCATCAAGGAACTCCTCGGCCGCAATCGCGCCTTCGGCTCCCGCGACCGCCGCCTCTACCGCGAGCTGCTCTACACCGTCATCCGCTACCTGCCGTGGTTTGAGCCGCTCCTCGCCAGCGACGAAAACGCCGCCGCGCAACTCGCCGCCTGGCTCGCGCCGGAAATGAAGGACACCGCCGCCTATCGCGCCGCGCTCCTCGAAGGCTGGCCCGCGACTCCCCCCACGCTCGCCGAGAAATCCGCCGTCCTCCGCGCCCGTTTCTCCGCCCCAGGTAGGGCGAGTCGTCCCGACGAGCCGCCCACATCCGTCGACGACAACAACTTCGCCCCCACCACTCTCCTCCCCGCGTGGTTCCGCGAGCACTGCCCCGAAGCTTTCTCGTCGGCGCAGCTCGATGCGCTCCTCGCCCGCGCACCGATCTGGATTCGCCTCCAAGCCAACGACCGCGAGATGGTTCTCGACGAGTTCCGCCGCAAGGGCTGGGAGCCGCGCGCCACTCCGGTTTCGCCCGACGCCTTCGCGCTGCCGCCCAACGCCGAGGTCGCGAACACCGACGCTTACCGCCGCGGCTTCGTCGAGATTCAGGACGTCGGCTCGCAACTCGTCCTCGCTCACGCTCCCGTCGCGCCCGGCGAGCGCTGGCTCGACGCCTGCGCGGGCGCCGGAGGCAAATCGCTCCAACTCGCCCACGCCGTCGAAGCCGCCGGCCGCGTCGACGCCACCGACATTCGCCCCGCGATGCTCGAGGAGCTGCGCGAACGCGCCACCCGCGCCCGCCTCACAAACGTCCGCCTCGTCCGCGCCGCCGACGGCGTCTACGACGGCGTTCTGGTCGACGCGCCGTGCAGCGGCTCGGGCACGTGGCGCCGCCTGCCGCACATGAAGTGGCACACGCAACCGGCCACGATCCCGCAATTCGCCGCGCAACAACTCGCCATCCTCTCCGCCAACGCCGCGCACGTCCGCCCCGGTGGGTTGCTGGTCTACGCGACGTGCTCGCTGAGCCACGTGGAAAACCACGACGTCGCGGCCGCGTTCCTCGCCACGCACGCGGAATTTTCCGCCGAAAAGCCGGCGCGCGATCTCGGCGACCGCTTCGACGGCGCCGGCACCACATTGCTGCCCGCCACCCACGACAGCGACGGCTTCTACGTCGCCCTCCTCCGCCGCCGCGCCTGA
- the trxA gene encoding thioredoxin, translated as MAANILNLDTNSFKPAVSGSTPVLVDFWAPWCGPCKAIAPILEDLSTELAGKIQIAKVNVDDNGDLAAQYGVRAIPTLLLFKNGAVAEQFVGMMDKATLKAKLAGKI; from the coding sequence ATGGCCGCCAACATCCTGAATCTCGACACGAACTCCTTCAAACCCGCCGTTTCCGGCAGCACGCCCGTCCTCGTTGACTTCTGGGCTCCTTGGTGCGGCCCGTGCAAGGCGATCGCCCCGATCCTCGAAGACCTCTCGACCGAGCTGGCCGGCAAGATCCAGATCGCGAAGGTCAACGTCGACGACAACGGCGACCTCGCCGCCCAATACGGCGTCCGCGCCATCCCCACGCTGCTCCTCTTCAAGAACGGCGCCGTTGCCGAGCAGTTCGTCGGCATGATGGACAAGGCCACGCTCAAGGCGAAACTCGCCGGCAAGATCTGA
- the glgB gene encoding 1,4-alpha-glucan branching protein GlgB produces the protein MHPVTVGRRKGVVARAFVRGAVKCEVVDLDAPGAPALAMERLAPEGFFELFIPKRKEVFRHQLRYQTSWGDIHQVHNAYSFLPTLSEQDLYLFNEGNEHRIYEKLGAHVRKLGDVPGVAFAVWAPSASRVSVVGNFNGWDARYHPMRPLGASGVWELFVPGLSQGELYKFAVWDRHGQQRLKTDPYGTYFESPPNNAAIVRSVEHYAWGDGAWMTKRAENAGKVDQPMSVYEVHLGSWRRVLEDGSRPLNYREIAPLLADYVVKLGFTHVEVMPVAEHPYTGSWGYQVSGYFAPTHRYGTPEDFQFFVDHLHQRGIGVILDWVPAHFPRDSFALAQFDGSHLYEHEDPRLGAHMDWGTLIFNYGRHEVRCFLIASALSWLDRYHIDGLRVDAVASMLYLDYSRKAGEWIPNRYGGRENLEAIAFLRQVNDLVHQYYPGAVTIAEESTAFPMVSRPTKDGGLGFDYKWNMGLMHDTLAYFQKDPVYRKWAHNKLTFGMVYQYSENFITVYSHDEVVHLKASMLGKMGAGSDRDKAANLRALYGFVWTYPGKKLLFMGAEFGQWHEWNHDGSLDWHLLDTPLHSGIQSVVRDLNRLYASEPVFSANDFNAQSFRWVNANDGENSVLSFLRVAPDEKTFYLVIGNFTPVERANYRVGVPQAGQWSEVFNTNAEIYGGNGVGNFGSRLAAAEPSDGQAQSLTLTLPGLSTLVYKWTA, from the coding sequence ATGCACCCGGTGACCGTGGGTCGGCGCAAGGGAGTGGTGGCGCGCGCGTTCGTGCGCGGCGCCGTGAAGTGCGAGGTCGTGGACCTCGATGCACCGGGCGCGCCGGCGCTCGCGATGGAGCGGCTCGCGCCGGAGGGATTTTTCGAGCTGTTCATCCCGAAGCGCAAAGAAGTGTTCCGCCACCAACTGCGCTACCAGACGTCGTGGGGGGACATCCACCAAGTCCACAACGCCTACTCGTTCCTGCCGACGCTCAGCGAGCAGGACCTCTATCTCTTCAACGAGGGCAACGAGCACCGCATCTACGAAAAGCTCGGTGCGCACGTGCGCAAACTCGGCGACGTGCCCGGCGTGGCGTTCGCGGTGTGGGCGCCGAGCGCGTCGCGCGTGTCGGTCGTGGGCAACTTCAACGGTTGGGATGCGCGCTATCACCCGATGCGGCCGCTGGGCGCGTCGGGCGTGTGGGAGTTGTTCGTGCCGGGATTGTCCCAGGGCGAACTCTACAAGTTCGCGGTTTGGGACCGTCACGGACAGCAGCGGCTCAAGACCGATCCTTACGGCACGTATTTCGAATCACCGCCGAACAACGCGGCGATCGTGCGCAGCGTGGAGCACTACGCTTGGGGCGACGGAGCATGGATGACCAAGCGCGCGGAGAACGCCGGCAAGGTCGACCAGCCGATGTCGGTCTACGAGGTGCACCTCGGATCGTGGCGTCGCGTGCTCGAGGACGGCAGCCGTCCGCTGAACTACCGTGAAATTGCGCCGCTGCTCGCCGACTACGTCGTCAAGCTGGGCTTCACGCACGTCGAGGTGATGCCGGTGGCGGAGCACCCTTACACGGGCTCGTGGGGTTATCAGGTGTCGGGATATTTTGCGCCGACGCACCGCTACGGCACGCCGGAGGATTTCCAGTTTTTCGTCGACCACCTGCACCAGCGCGGCATCGGCGTGATCCTCGACTGGGTGCCGGCGCATTTCCCGCGCGACAGTTTTGCGCTCGCGCAATTCGACGGCTCGCACCTCTACGAGCACGAGGATCCGCGGCTGGGAGCGCACATGGATTGGGGCACGCTGATCTTCAACTACGGGCGCCACGAAGTTCGCTGCTTTCTCATCGCGAGCGCGCTGTCGTGGCTCGACCGCTATCACATCGACGGCCTGCGCGTGGACGCCGTGGCGTCGATGCTCTACCTCGATTATTCGCGCAAGGCCGGCGAGTGGATTCCCAATCGCTACGGCGGGCGCGAGAATCTCGAGGCGATCGCGTTCCTGCGCCAGGTGAACGATCTCGTGCACCAGTATTATCCGGGCGCGGTCACGATCGCGGAGGAGTCGACGGCGTTTCCGATGGTGAGCCGGCCGACGAAGGACGGCGGCCTCGGCTTCGACTACAAGTGGAATATGGGCCTGATGCACGACACGCTGGCCTATTTTCAAAAGGACCCGGTCTACCGGAAGTGGGCGCACAACAAGCTCACGTTCGGCATGGTCTACCAATACTCGGAGAACTTCATCACGGTCTACTCGCACGACGAGGTCGTGCATCTGAAGGCCTCGATGCTCGGCAAGATGGGCGCCGGCTCCGACCGGGACAAGGCGGCGAACTTGCGCGCGCTCTACGGCTTCGTATGGACGTATCCGGGCAAGAAGCTGCTCTTCATGGGCGCGGAGTTCGGCCAGTGGCACGAGTGGAACCATGACGGCTCGCTCGACTGGCACTTGCTCGACACCCCGCTGCACAGCGGCATCCAGTCCGTCGTGCGCGACTTGAACCGTCTCTACGCGAGCGAGCCGGTTTTTTCCGCCAACGACTTCAACGCGCAGTCGTTCCGCTGGGTGAACGCCAACGACGGGGAGAACTCCGTCCTGAGCTTCCTCCGCGTGGCGCCGGACGAGAAGACGTTCTACCTCGTGATCGGCAACTTTACGCCGGTGGAGCGGGCGAACTACCGCGTCGGCGTGCCGCAAGCCGGGCAGTGGAGCGAGGTGTTCAACACGAACGCGGAGATCTACGGCGGCAACGGCGTGGGGAATTTTGGCAGTCGTCTCGCCGCCGCGGAGCCGAGCGACGGACAGGCGCAATCGCTGACACTGACGCTGCCGGGGCTCAGCACGCTCGTCTACAAGTGGACGGCGTGA
- a CDS encoding ATP-dependent Clp protease adaptor ClpS: protein MATKTHTTPALATDAETRLQDAWRVVVLNDPVNLMSYVVMVFKRVFGYDEVKARKHMLEVHEQGRSILWTGNREAAEAYVFTLQQWHLSAVLEANEAG from the coding sequence GTGGCCACCAAAACTCACACGACACCCGCGCTGGCGACGGACGCCGAGACGCGCCTGCAAGACGCGTGGCGCGTGGTCGTGTTGAACGACCCGGTGAACCTCATGTCGTATGTCGTCATGGTTTTCAAACGGGTCTTCGGCTATGACGAAGTGAAGGCGCGCAAGCACATGCTCGAGGTGCACGAGCAGGGGCGCTCGATCCTCTGGACCGGCAATCGCGAGGCGGCCGAGGCCTACGTCTTCACGCTCCAACAGTGGCACCTTTCCGCGGTGCTCGAGGCCAATGAAGCGGGTTGA
- a CDS encoding DNA polymerase — protein sequence MPETLCGLWIDDAGKAHVSVAMPDGGRIERVEAFRPFAWVAESATIPDISFERLRGEGAFTWLAHAEALSRFDNFFRATREGAPIDVLKPYESQWLLQQRARLYAEMHFSELRRCQLDIETATEEPGGFSDARRAGDRILAIGLQCGARRELLELEDETPDGEKRLLIRFNDVLREMDPDVIEGHNLFKFDLDYLRQRCRRYKLPCAWGRFGLNAEFRNSRLKVAERWVDFPRCDIPGRAVIDTYLLVQLYDITTREMTSYGLKEAAIYFGVTPEDGAGRTYIDGFGIQDEFRRDRAKFLAYLADDLRETKGVADVLLPTYFEQTRTFPLLLQDAALRGTAGKVDLLFLEEYYHARAACPAPVEWATFEGGFTRSFQEGVFKHVLHFDVASLYPSLLLHIGRNPKNDSLGVFIPLLKRLREYRLKYKQLAKSAPTAAERDEAQARQANFKILINSFYGYLGFSGARFGDGDLAAEVTRRGRELLQKLIEEFQKQGCTILEADTDGIYLSSEKYFAEPEKLLAEVVGVLPTGIELEFDGRYDAMFCYKAKNYALAVDGEVTLRGSALRSRGIEPYLKRLSDEFIAFVLGVTDQSPAKTIEDYRAKIAARELPVAELAKSESLSQNPDAYQQWIAGGGKPRRAAAEAALQMTPRPRMGERVTYYIVAKQKGQTADWQRARPVALFDPAAAPYDPVYYLEKIDDWSERYGRFAGLRPKVDQQEFLL from the coding sequence ATGCCCGAAACGCTGTGCGGTCTGTGGATCGACGACGCGGGTAAGGCCCACGTGTCGGTCGCGATGCCCGACGGCGGACGCATTGAACGCGTGGAGGCGTTTCGGCCGTTCGCGTGGGTCGCGGAAAGCGCCACGATCCCGGATATCTCCTTTGAGCGGCTGCGAGGCGAGGGAGCCTTCACTTGGCTCGCGCACGCCGAAGCGCTCTCGCGTTTCGACAACTTCTTTCGCGCCACGCGCGAGGGCGCGCCGATCGATGTGCTCAAGCCCTACGAGAGCCAGTGGCTGCTCCAGCAGCGGGCGCGGCTCTATGCCGAGATGCACTTCTCGGAGCTGCGTCGCTGTCAGCTCGACATCGAGACGGCGACCGAGGAGCCGGGCGGATTTTCCGACGCGCGCCGCGCGGGCGACCGCATTCTCGCGATCGGCCTGCAATGCGGCGCGCGGCGCGAATTGTTGGAGCTGGAGGACGAAACGCCGGACGGCGAAAAGCGCCTGCTCATCCGCTTCAACGACGTGCTGCGCGAGATGGACCCGGACGTCATCGAGGGGCACAACCTCTTCAAGTTCGACCTCGACTACCTGCGCCAGCGCTGCCGGCGCTACAAGCTGCCGTGTGCTTGGGGGCGGTTCGGGTTGAACGCGGAGTTTCGCAACAGCCGGCTGAAGGTCGCGGAACGCTGGGTGGATTTTCCGCGGTGCGATATCCCGGGGCGCGCGGTGATTGATACGTATCTGCTCGTGCAGCTCTACGACATCACGACGCGTGAGATGACGTCGTATGGGCTCAAGGAAGCGGCGATTTACTTCGGAGTGACGCCGGAGGACGGCGCCGGGCGCACCTACATCGACGGCTTCGGGATCCAGGACGAGTTTCGCCGCGACCGCGCGAAGTTCCTCGCGTATCTCGCCGACGACCTGCGCGAGACCAAGGGCGTGGCCGACGTGTTGTTGCCGACCTATTTCGAGCAGACGCGGACTTTTCCGCTGCTGCTGCAGGACGCCGCGCTGCGCGGGACGGCGGGCAAGGTCGACTTGCTCTTTCTCGAGGAATACTACCACGCGCGCGCGGCGTGCCCGGCGCCGGTGGAGTGGGCGACGTTCGAGGGTGGTTTCACGCGGAGCTTTCAGGAGGGCGTGTTCAAGCACGTGCTGCACTTCGACGTCGCGTCGCTCTATCCGAGCCTGTTGCTGCACATCGGGCGCAACCCGAAGAACGATTCGCTCGGCGTGTTCATCCCGCTGCTCAAGCGGCTGCGCGAATACCGTCTGAAATACAAGCAGCTCGCCAAGTCCGCGCCGACGGCCGCCGAGCGCGACGAGGCGCAAGCACGGCAGGCGAATTTCAAGATCCTGATCAACTCGTTCTACGGCTATCTCGGCTTCTCCGGCGCGCGCTTCGGCGACGGCGACCTCGCGGCCGAGGTCACCCGGCGCGGGCGCGAACTCCTGCAGAAGCTGATCGAGGAGTTTCAGAAGCAAGGTTGCACGATCCTCGAGGCCGACACGGACGGCATTTATCTCTCGTCGGAAAAATACTTCGCGGAGCCGGAGAAATTGCTCGCGGAGGTTGTCGGTGTGCTGCCGACGGGCATCGAGCTGGAGTTCGACGGCCGCTACGACGCGATGTTCTGCTACAAGGCGAAGAACTACGCGCTCGCCGTCGATGGCGAGGTGACGCTCCGCGGCTCGGCGCTGCGTTCGCGCGGGATCGAGCCTTACCTGAAGCGGCTGAGCGACGAGTTCATTGCTTTCGTGCTCGGCGTCACCGACCAGTCGCCCGCGAAGACGATCGAGGACTATCGCGCAAAGATCGCCGCGCGCGAGTTGCCGGTCGCGGAACTGGCGAAGTCGGAGTCGTTGAGCCAGAACCCCGACGCGTATCAGCAATGGATTGCGGGTGGCGGCAAGCCGCGCCGCGCCGCGGCGGAAGCGGCGCTGCAGATGACGCCGCGTCCGCGCATGGGCGAGCGCGTCACCTACTACATCGTGGCGAAGCAGAAGGGGCAGACGGCGGACTGGCAGCGGGCGCGGCCGGTGGCGCTCTTCGATCCGGCGGCGGCACCCTACGACCCTGTCTATTACTTGGAAAAAATCGACGATTGGTCGGAACGCTATGGACGATTCGCGGGTCTCCGGCCCAAAGTCGACCAGCAGGAGTTCCTGCTGTAA